One window of Triticum dicoccoides isolate Atlit2015 ecotype Zavitan chromosome 5A, WEW_v2.0, whole genome shotgun sequence genomic DNA carries:
- the LOC119301036 gene encoding uncharacterized protein LOC119301036 → MSPPAVLVSNGAVSPHSPPSAAAFLESTPGAYTTARASSTGLILWWPRHLLRLADSARLLAQSRPHLLGLPAPPPGTLSTAPIEPLVNQSVRVGVHEMRSRMLALGECCSGEDMALTALVRAGGAADGLEVCVHLGAYVPPVFGDAGARLAVAGSGREAAAAKYAPWARMRKSMEKMRPPGATELLLTNDGDRLLEGSVTNFFVVCRKEERQSNEPLSVQTMANKFEVQTAPLSDGVLPGIMRQIAIEECHDLGIPVREVSPSWSKRELWEEAFVTSSLRLIQHVETVQAPLLWEDIETKTWSDVSWAVKQFQGAGHITTQIQRKISGRAITEEYDINYFL, encoded by the exons ATGTCGCCGCCGGCCGTCCTGGTTTCCAACGGCGCCGTCTCCCCGCACTCTCCTCCTTCCGCGGCTGCTTTCCTCGAGTCCACTCCGGGAGCCTACACTACCGCGCGCGCATCCTCCACCGGCCTCATCCTCTGGTGGCCACGccacctcctccgcctcgccgACTCCGCGCGCCTCCTCGCCCAATCCCGCCCCCACCTCCTCGGCCTCCCTGCCCCGCCGCCGGGTACTCTCTCCACAGCGCCCATCGAGCCTCTCGTTAACCAATCCGTGCGGGTCGGCGTCCACGAGATGCGGAGCCGGATGCTGGCGCTTGGGGAGTGCTGCTCGGGGGAAGATATGGCGCTCACGGCGTTGGTTCGAGCTGGTGGGGCGGCGGATGGTTTGGAGGTTTGCGTCCACTTGGGTGCGTACGTGCCTCCGGTCTTCGGGGACGCCGGGGCGAGGCTTGCAGTGGCCGGGAGCGGaagggaggccgccgccgccaagtaCGCTCCTTGGGCCAGGATGAGGAAGAGTATGGAGAAGATGAGGCCTCCTGGAGCCACGGAGCTCTTGCTGACCAACGATGGGGATCGTCTTCTTGAAGGCAGTGTTACAAACTTCTTCGTCGTCTGCCGGAAG GAGGAACGTCAGTCAAATGAACCCTTGTCTGTTCAAACAATGGCAAATAAGTTTGAAGTACAAACAGCTCCACTAAGCGATGGAGTTCTCCCTGGAATTATGCGCCAGATAGCCATTGA GGAATGCCATGATCTTGGGATCCCAGTACGTGAGGTCTCACCATCATGGTCCAAGCGTGAACTTTGGGAAGAAGCCTTTGTTACAA GTAGCTTAAGGCTTATCCAGCATGTGGAGACAGTTCAGGCACCTTTACTATGGGAGGACATAGAAACAAAAACCTGGAGTGATGTATCTTGGGCAGTGAAGCAATTTCAG GGCGCTGGACACATCACCACACAGATACAG aggaaaatatcagggagagcAATAACTGAGGAATATGACATAAACTATTTCTTGTGA